The Trichomycterus rosablanca isolate fTriRos1 chromosome 15, fTriRos1.hap1, whole genome shotgun sequence genome contains a region encoding:
- the LOC134328450 gene encoding uncharacterized protein LOC134328450 — protein MSNQCTWADASQGTGQGQGVLPHVNAPTIQQGLSRRFIPNQCAPVDRTVLEALKEMDLKINYLTSLVESLVGGRRILPPQQQDDEDLNVIPLDSVEALEHLEERLLSNGLKQRMINMLSLSGGHTMKKTIWRIASKVFTPNLAKNLNWCGRGDKRGLKQTACGQVIIAATMKNPVLPAPTEAEAENCLKDYLRLAPGRRL, from the exons ATGTCCAACCAGTGTACATGGGCAGATGCTTCTCAGGGGACAGGACAAGGCCAGGGCGTCCTACCTCATGTCAATG CACCCACCATACAGCAGGGACTGTCAAGGCGGTTCATACCCAATCAGTGTGCAC cTGTAGACAGAACTGTCCTGGAGGCACTGAAAGAGATGGACCTGAAGATAAATTACCTGACATCTCTTGTAGAATCTCTTGTGGGTGGACGTCGAATTTTGCCCCCACAACAGCAAGACGATGAAGACTTGAATGTCATCCCTCTGGATTCAGTAGAAGCCCTAGAACATTTAGAAGAAAGGCTTCTGAGCAATGGACTGAAGCAAAGGATG ATTAACATGCTGTCACTAAGTGGTGGACATACCATGAAAAAGACAATCTGGAGAATTGCCAGCAAGGTGTTCACCCCCAACCTTGCGAAAAACCTTAACTGGTGCGGCAGGGGAGACAAGCGAGGTCTAAAACAAACCGCATGTGGACAAGTTATTATTG CTGCCACAATGAAAAATCCAGTGCTGCCAGCGCCGACTGAAGCAGAAGCGGAGAACTGCTTAAAGGATTACTTGCGGCTAGCACCAGGAAGGAgactttaa